The Phyllopteryx taeniolatus isolate TA_2022b chromosome 7, UOR_Ptae_1.2, whole genome shotgun sequence genome has a segment encoding these proteins:
- the si:ch211-121a2.4 gene encoding transmembrane protein 205, with protein sequence MATDQEPTFAVKLAQLLLLSTYWGMQIWVTFISSFVMDNHLNRHTYGFIQSRLVPFYLHLGSACAFFNLTIFAVYHPSDMLNEREAFQIFIFFVSVTVAAVNAQWFGQMTSELMADMHLVEQACGLGQDIGLSSNREAYAKLRETDAKYRHLSGRLRLYRLLSSLCNVCCVACNFCSLSYMAENLRTL encoded by the exons ATGGCCACCGACCAGGAGCCCACATTCGCCGTCAAGCTGGCCCAGCTGCTTCTGCTCTCCACCTACTGGGGAATGCAGATTTGGGTCACCTTCATTTCAA GCTTCGTGATGGACAACCACCTGAACAGACACACGTACGGCTTCATTCAGAGCCGCCTGGTCCCCTTCTACCTTCACCTGGGCTCGGCCTGCGCCTTCTTCAACCTCACAATCTTCGCCGTGTACCATCCCAGCGACATGCTGAATGAGCGAGAGGCATTCCAA ATCTTCATCTTCTTCGTGTCGGTGACGGTGGCAGCGGTCAACGCCCAGTGGTTCGGCCAGATGACGTCGGAGCTGATGGCCGACATGCACCTGGTGGAGCAGGCGTGCGGTCTGGGCCAGGACATCGGCCTGTCGTCCAACCGCGAGGCCTACGCCAAGCTGCGCGAGACGGACGCCAAGTACCGCCACCTGAGCGGGCGCCTGCGGCTCTACCGGCTGCTGTCGTCGCTCTGCAACGTGTGCTGCGTGGCCTGCAACTTCTGCAGCCTCAGCTACATGGCCGAAAACCTCCGCACGCTGTGA
- the LOC133480569 gene encoding transcription factor 7-like 1 isoform X2 produces MTTNVEWDFNFVHADMTTSSREQVSGASMVVSQMPFVVINGQLFYQLAPASFFVPLPAPPPPPPPPPKTRRDPSKRKRNKCTEEPTRPYIKKPPNAFMLFMKEQRPVVKAKIVNKDSATLNKVLGKLWKSLALKEQLKYFRESERLSQIHASMYPDWTCRDNYGKKKKRMWGSAATRLNGPTMSAPELPHAPSACAGILHEGHETDLTSQLLKEPEAQSSSSSFRSTDTAASASATYAPMSTYSPPPSPLGLTIDLDT; encoded by the exons ATGACGACCAACGTGGAGTGGGACTTCAATTTCGTCCACGCAGACATGACGACCAGCAGTCGCGAGCAG gtCAGTGGTGCCTCGATGGTGGTGAGCCAAATGCCCTTTGTCGTTAT caaTGGACAGCTGTTTTATCAGTTGGCCCCAGCCTCCTTCTTTGTCCCTCTTCCtgcacccccaccaccaccaccaccaccacccaaaACAAGGAGGGACCCCTCAAA GCGAAAGAGGAATAAATGCACAGAGGAACCCACCAGGCCTTATATCAAGAAGCCCCCAAATGCCTTCATGCTCTTCATGAAGGAGCAGCGGCCTGTCGTCAAAGCCAAAATAGTTAATAAAGACAGCGCGACGTTGAACAAGGTCCTGGGGAAGCTG TGGAAGTCGTTGGCGCTGAAAGAGCAGCTTAAATACTTCCGGGAATCGGAGCGGCTCAGCCAGATCCACGCCAGCATGTACCCGGACTGGACCTGCAGAGACAACTAC ggcaaaaagaaaaaaagaatgtgggGCAGTGCAGCCACCAGGTTAAATGGTCCGACCA TGTCTGCACCCGAGCTGCCCCACGCGCCGTCCGCATGCGCCGGCATCCTGCATGAGGGGCACGAGACGGACCTGACCTCTCAGCTGTTGAAGGAGCCGGAAGCACAATCATCCTCGTCGTCCTTCCGCTCCACCGACACGGCGGCGAGCGCAAGTGCCACGTATGCACCGATGTCCACAtacagcccccccccctcacctttGGGGTTGACCATCGATCTGGACACATAG
- the LOC133480569 gene encoding transcription factor 7-like 1 isoform X1, producing the protein MTTNVEWDFNFVHADMTTSSREQQVSGASMVVSQMPFVVINGQLFYQLAPASFFVPLPAPPPPPPPPPKTRRDPSKRKRNKCTEEPTRPYIKKPPNAFMLFMKEQRPVVKAKIVNKDSATLNKVLGKLWKSLALKEQLKYFRESERLSQIHASMYPDWTCRDNYGKKKKRMWGSAATRLNGPTMSAPELPHAPSACAGILHEGHETDLTSQLLKEPEAQSSSSSFRSTDTAASASATYAPMSTYSPPPSPLGLTIDLDT; encoded by the exons ATGACGACCAACGTGGAGTGGGACTTCAATTTCGTCCACGCAGACATGACGACCAGCAGTCGCGAGCAG caggtCAGTGGTGCCTCGATGGTGGTGAGCCAAATGCCCTTTGTCGTTAT caaTGGACAGCTGTTTTATCAGTTGGCCCCAGCCTCCTTCTTTGTCCCTCTTCCtgcacccccaccaccaccaccaccaccacccaaaACAAGGAGGGACCCCTCAAA GCGAAAGAGGAATAAATGCACAGAGGAACCCACCAGGCCTTATATCAAGAAGCCCCCAAATGCCTTCATGCTCTTCATGAAGGAGCAGCGGCCTGTCGTCAAAGCCAAAATAGTTAATAAAGACAGCGCGACGTTGAACAAGGTCCTGGGGAAGCTG TGGAAGTCGTTGGCGCTGAAAGAGCAGCTTAAATACTTCCGGGAATCGGAGCGGCTCAGCCAGATCCACGCCAGCATGTACCCGGACTGGACCTGCAGAGACAACTAC ggcaaaaagaaaaaaagaatgtgggGCAGTGCAGCCACCAGGTTAAATGGTCCGACCA TGTCTGCACCCGAGCTGCCCCACGCGCCGTCCGCATGCGCCGGCATCCTGCATGAGGGGCACGAGACGGACCTGACCTCTCAGCTGTTGAAGGAGCCGGAAGCACAATCATCCTCGTCGTCCTTCCGCTCCACCGACACGGCGGCGAGCGCAAGTGCCACGTATGCACCGATGTCCACAtacagcccccccccctcacctttGGGGTTGACCATCGATCTGGACACATAG
- the LOC133480573 gene encoding protein pangolin, isoforms A/H/I/S-like isoform X1, with protein sequence MRAFGMWEETGVPGENPRRHRETHRRGRGLNPGPQNCEADGLTSRPPCRSKRTRNTSGPEEERPYIKKPPNAFMVFMKERRPNLKTFDSVAVNKILGKMWKSLTPAEQLPFFQESERLSLMHASVHPDWTCRDTDSLDLGSLCHLSSASMNGPTGTSRPFWNWESQIWRPPARQHGACMMGPRRT encoded by the exons atgcgtgcttttgggatgtgggaggaaaccggagtgcccggagaaaacccacggaggcacagggagacacacaggcggggccggggattgaaccccggtcctcagaactgtgaggcagatggtctaaccagtcggccaccgtgccgctcaaa GAGAACGAGGAATACATCAGGGCCCGAGGAGGAGAGGCCCTACATTAAGAAGCCCCCAAACGCCTTCATGGTCTTTATGAAGGAGCGGAGgcccaatttaaaaacatttgacagtGTCGCTGTAAATAAAATCCTTGGGAAGATG TGGAAGTCGCTGACGCCGGCTGAGCAGCTCCCATTCTTCCAAGAATCGGAGCGGCTCAGCCTGATGCATGCCAGCGTGCACCCGGACTGGACCTGCAGAGACACCGAT TCTCTGGACCTGGGCTCCCTTTGCCACCTTTCTTCAGCCAGCATGAATGGCCCGACTGGGACTTCAAGACCATTTTGGAACTGGGAGAGTCAGATTTGGCGTCCTCCCGCTCGTCAACATGGAGCCTGCATGATGGGCCCAAGGCGGACCTGA
- the LOC133480573 gene encoding lymphoid enhancer-binding factor 1-like isoform X2: protein MSFLAHPHRGDMLMLCFPNRRTRNTSGPEEERPYIKKPPNAFMVFMKERRPNLKTFDSVAVNKILGKMWKSLTPAEQLPFFQESERLSLMHASVHPDWTCRDTDSLDLGSLCHLSSASMNGPTGTSRPFWNWESQIWRPPARQHGACMMGPRRT from the exons ATGTCTTTCCTGGCACATCCACACAGAGGCGACATGCTGATGCTTTGCTTTCCCAATAGGAGAACGAGGAATACATCAGGGCCCGAGGAGGAGAGGCCCTACATTAAGAAGCCCCCAAACGCCTTCATGGTCTTTATGAAGGAGCGGAGgcccaatttaaaaacatttgacagtGTCGCTGTAAATAAAATCCTTGGGAAGATG TGGAAGTCGCTGACGCCGGCTGAGCAGCTCCCATTCTTCCAAGAATCGGAGCGGCTCAGCCTGATGCATGCCAGCGTGCACCCGGACTGGACCTGCAGAGACACCGAT TCTCTGGACCTGGGCTCCCTTTGCCACCTTTCTTCAGCCAGCATGAATGGCCCGACTGGGACTTCAAGACCATTTTGGAACTGGGAGAGTCAGATTTGGCGTCCTCCCGCTCGTCAACATGGAGCCTGCATGATGGGCCCAAGGCGGACCTGA